The genomic interval AAGAGAGGGCATAGGTTATGGCTAGGAAGAAAAGACATGCACCTCATGAAGAACATATTAGTGAAGCCTGGCTGGTTCCTTACGCTGATATTTTAACTTTACTTCTGGCATTATTTATTGTATTGTTTGCGGTGTCGCAAACGGATCAGAAAAAAGTAGACGAAATGGCGCAAGCATTCAGTGCTGCTTTTAACACTGGTGGTCCTTCTATGTTTGATAAGGCGGGTCCAAGTGCTGGACAAACAACAGATCTTTCCTCTACTTCGGCGCAAACCCAAGCTTATTTGGCCGAAAATGAGCAATTGAGTCAAGCAAAAGAAGTGCTTGATCAAATGATCAAGGAACAAAATCTTGGTGATGAATTAAGTACAGCGCTTACGGATGAAGGATTATCGATTAGAATTAAGGAGAAAGCATTGTTTCCGTCAGGAAGTGCAACTTTGCTCGCGCATTCTATGGAATTAGGGAAACCGATTGCAGCATTATTAGCAAGCGTGCCGCAAAAAGTTATTATTTCTGGGCATACTGATAATGTACCAATCGCGAATTCAACTTTTCCGTCGAATTGGGATTTAAGTGCGCAGCGTTCACTTAATTTTATGAAATTTATTCTAACACAAGGTAATTTAAATCCAGCACGTTTTAGTACTGTAGGGCACGGGGAATTTCGACCAATTGCTTCTAATGATACAGAAGAAGGTCGAGCGCAAAATAGACGTGTTGAAATCTTAATCTTGCGTAATTATCAGTCAAATAATATGAAATCAATTCAGTAAATTAAGAAGAGCTGTTGCAGATACATTGCAACAGCTCTAGTTTTTATAAAGTTTGTAGGAGGTTTTGTATGATTATCGGAACCGGTATTGATATCGTTGAGATCGATCGAATTGAAAAAGCTTTGCAAAATCCGCGGTTTATCGAAAGGGTTTTTACTACAAAAGAGATAATATATTGTAAGAGTAGAGGTGCGCAGGCAAGTGCATCGTATGCTGCACGTTTTGCGGGAAAAGAAGCGGTTCTTAAAGCTTTTGGGACAGGCTTGCGTGGAGGAAGTTTACTTGATATAGAGATTTTACCAAATGAAAAAGGCTGTCCTCAAGTTCGTTTATATCGTTATTTTTCAGATAAAGCAAAACAAATTGGTGTAACTCATATTTATATTTCATTGAGTCATGCACGTATGTATGCTACGGCGCAGGCTATTTTTTGGGGGGATATAGATTGAAAGTTGTAACTGCTAAGCAAATACGACAGATTGATCATCAGACGATTGAACAATATGGTATGCCGGAAATTGCATTGATGGAGAATGCGGGAAGTGAAGTTGCAAAAGCTGTTGTACGTATACTAAAAACTATTGACGGGAAAAAAATATGTATTTTTGCAGGAAAAGGGAATAATGGTGGTGACGGGTTTGTTGCTGCAAGACATTTGATCAACCAAAAAGCGAAGATAAAAGTTTTTATTATCGGTAATGCTACTGATATAAAAAATAGTGCAAAAATAAATTTAAATATTTTATTGTCTATGGGCGCAGATGTTTTGGAAGTAAAAGGTGAACGTGACTGGGACAAGGTAAAGATTGCACTTGCTTTTTCGGACTGTTTTATCGATGCTTTACTAGGCACCGGATTCGAAGGTACACTACGGCCTGAGATGATAAAAATGATTGACATGATGAATGGTATGGGCAAGACAATTATTGCAGTTGATATTCCCAGTGGTGTGGAAGCTGATAGCGGTATCGTGCATAATACTGCAGTACAAGCCGCCGCAACTGTAACGTTTGGTTTACCGAAAATTGGTCTGCTTCTTTATCCTGGTGCCGCGCATGCAGGTGAAATTTTGACCGTTGATATAGGAATTCCTAATGTTTTATTGTCAGATGGGAATATAAAGCAAAATATGATCAATACTAATATGGTAAAGAGCTTACTTGTCAAAAGGCATGACGATTGTCATAAAGGTACGTGTGGAAAAGTTTTACTTGTAGCAGGCTCAGTCGGGATGACTGGTGCGGCTGTGCTTGCGGCAAATGCTGCATTAAGGAGTGGGGCTGGTCTTGTGACTTTAGCAATCGCTAAATCATTACAACCGATAGTGGCAGCGAAATTAACGGAGGTTATGACGTATCCATTATCCGAAGAGCGTGCAGGCGTCATTGGCGCAGAGGCAGTACAAGAATTAATTGCGCTTGCACAAGGGTATGATGTGATTGCAATTGGACCGGGGCTAGGTCGAGATCCTGCGACGCTTGATATGGTATATCAGCTTGTTACTAAAATTGATAAGCAAGTAATTCTTGATGCAGATGCAATTCATGCGTTT from Massilibacillus massiliensis carries:
- a CDS encoding flagellar motor protein MotB, which gives rise to MARKKRHAPHEEHISEAWLVPYADILTLLLALFIVLFAVSQTDQKKVDEMAQAFSAAFNTGGPSMFDKAGPSAGQTTDLSSTSAQTQAYLAENEQLSQAKEVLDQMIKEQNLGDELSTALTDEGLSIRIKEKALFPSGSATLLAHSMELGKPIAALLASVPQKVIISGHTDNVPIANSTFPSNWDLSAQRSLNFMKFILTQGNLNPARFSTVGHGEFRPIASNDTEEGRAQNRRVEILILRNYQSNNMKSIQ
- the acpS gene encoding holo-ACP synthase, coding for MIIGTGIDIVEIDRIEKALQNPRFIERVFTTKEIIYCKSRGAQASASYAARFAGKEAVLKAFGTGLRGGSLLDIEILPNEKGCPQVRLYRYFSDKAKQIGVTHIYISLSHARMYATAQAIFWGDID
- a CDS encoding NAD(P)H-hydrate dehydratase, encoding MKVVTAKQIRQIDHQTIEQYGMPEIALMENAGSEVAKAVVRILKTIDGKKICIFAGKGNNGGDGFVAARHLINQKAKIKVFIIGNATDIKNSAKINLNILLSMGADVLEVKGERDWDKVKIALAFSDCFIDALLGTGFEGTLRPEMIKMIDMMNGMGKTIIAVDIPSGVEADSGIVHNTAVQAAATVTFGLPKIGLLLYPGAAHAGEILTVDIGIPNVLLSDGNIKQNMINTNMVKSLLVKRHDDCHKGTCGKVLLVAGSVGMTGAAVLAANAALRSGAGLVTLAIAKSLQPIVAAKLTEVMTYPLSEERAGVIGAEAVQELIALAQGYDVIAIGPGLGRDPATLDMVYQLVTKIDKQVILDADAIHAFAGTAKDLTKAKMTPILTPHLGEFSNLIGISIDDIKSDLIDIVRQAAEDFKSILVVKSARTVVAYPDGNVYINIRGNAGMATAGSGDVLTGVISGLFVQGLLSYSAAVAGVFLHSFAGDLAARSGMVGLVANDIVQALPAARCGIDA